Below is a genomic region from Miscanthus floridulus cultivar M001 chromosome 1, ASM1932011v1, whole genome shotgun sequence.
GCATAGAGGCACAACAATAGCCCAATCGTTTCCTTCACAAAATCTGAAACCGACGCACCAAACAAGCCACCTTCACAAAACTGAAACTGACACTCACAGGTCACTCTCCTCCCCGTCCACAttataaggccccgtttggcagggcttctctaccggcttcaggagccgtttggagccgttttctaccaaacggggtaaagtaaaatagcttcacttgtgaagctcttaaaaacatgctctcacagtgatttggagtggaatggagccaaaaaaaagtggcttctcccggctcctcctccaggcccctaaaaacatgctctcacaggaaaGTCATTTTGCCAAAcgatttaccaaaaccgcttcagctccaccggtggaactgttcgtggagctgaagccaaaaaaatggcttcactagtgaagtgaagctctgccaaacggggcctaaatagatagatagattaGGACATAGATAGATATTCACTCGACGAGCACTTCTTTTTTATTCTAAGAAAAAAACGAACTTGCTAGCGCCGGACGTCTGGATAGACTGTTCCTTTCCCACGCCATTTCACACGTCCACATGGGGCCCATGCCGCCCTGAACATCACTAGCATCAAGAACAGGGAGAGGGGCGGCGGATTCCCAGCCAACGCCAGGAGAAGGAGGAGACACTGAGGCGAGGCAGCAGAAGGCGAGGAGGAAGAtgcaacacccaatctacttttgaacacatccaaatgaaatatttacaacatacgtctaaacacagatgaaacacttgaacatgtgtctgaaacacttgcaaaaaaactggaacacttgaaaagccattgcaaagcatatgcaacatccagataaaatacttgcaacatatgtgtgaaacatatgcaacatcccaataaacacatttgcaacatacatctgaaaaaaacagatgaaacggttgaaacagacgcttgcaacatatgcaacatcccgacctacttttgcaacatctacatgaaacacttgcaatatgcatatgaaacacccgaaacacttgaaacatatgcttgcaacatgcgctttcagcgaaACATCTAGCTGCTTGGGCGAATGAAGGCTCGTCGACGCGGAGCTCGACGTCGGCACAAAGCTTGATGCCACTGAGGTCGCCAGTGCGGAGCTCATCGGTGGTACGGATCTCGGCGACGCAGAGCTTGTCGGTGGCAGCGTGCGCAGAGCTCAGCGACAATGCGTGGATGTCAGCGGGTAGCACGCGCGGAGCTTGTCGGCGGCACACAGAGGACGGGTGGGTATGGCTGTGACACGCGCACGGTGGGTGGCTACGCGATTTTGAGATGGGGAGGAGATGCACAAGCCCACGACATCCTTCATCTCCTTGTTGCTTTGAATAGAGAGACGAGACGGAACCGGAGAAGATAAGTCTAAGTGGCCACCTGATGGGGTATTAGATAGTTGTGTGGTGGATATAATATGTGGACAAGGTGACTGGGTGAGGTCACGTAGTGTCCGGCGTCCGGACACCATAATCATAACATTACCGAAAAAGAAAAGGTTTCATATCAACCAGCAGCCTTTTCGTttcatcgtaaacgatcgtggattagttactgctggctggtttggtttgagagaaaaatactattccaacttataattcacgatcgtatacgagcaagcgaacaagcTACAGCTTGCTCATTTTTCTTGGGCTAAACTCTAAAGCAAACCCATCGAGTCTAAGTAACTAACGAGGCCTATTATGAAACGTGCGGTTAGGCCATCAAATAATGGGCTCTGAGAGACAATAATGCGAGGCCCAGATTTTGCGATTGATCCTcagaatttcttttttttttgctgtagAAACTTTGTAAATGCCAACTAAAAAGCTAGGATTCTAGGTAAATATACTGTGGTGGAGCTTCGATTGGCTTTGCCCCGGCTCCTTCGTGCACTGTAGTAAGCAACTATTTTTATTTCTCCTATCAAAATAAATTAGAAGCCAATAAAATTACTGTTTTGGTTCACTAGTTTCGGCTGCTGCGATCCATGCAGAGCCATGTAGAGTCATACCAAATGAGGCCTTAATTACAGTTTTAGCATAGCATCGGCATACTAGAAAGTACTTGTTGTGTAATAATTTGATGGAATCCTTTTAAGGAAAAAATGATATTAATATGGTTGGACGATTTACAcataagagcatcttcaagagtcttTCTAAAGTCCATTCTCAAAATCATCATTTAGAGAGCTATTTACATAAAAATCATTTTTATATTGTTCCACTCTCTAAAAAATTATCTATAGCTTGTTTGCACTTTAGAGAGCCATTCTCATTGTCTTTGGCTAGCAAGAAATTGAATAGAAGATGGGTGTATTTGGATaaccaaataaaaaagttattggAGGGTAATTTTTTCATCAAAATCTTCATATCTAGCAATTAGGAAGGATAGTCGAGAAGCGGCCCAGCATGTCATTCAGATAAGAGCATCTTAGTGTGTGAACAATTTTACTCTATTGAAATACTGTTGTGGAAGAGCGTTTCGACGGCCGCTACGTCTCGTGGGCATGCTACTCCTTGCTTTCCTCTCCACACTGTCAGCTCTGGATGACTGGATAGGTCTGTGAATCTATCGTTTCTGGCCAACTATCTTGTTGTTGAGATGACTTTTTTATGCAGCTTCGTTCAACTCTTCTGCAACATCATGTTCAGTTGCTGCTTTGTGCTCGGTTCGATTTTCCACCTCGTGGATATTTTTCTCCCTTTTTTTTGCAATGGCAGGTACTCTGCCTTTATTTGTATTTGTGGTGCTGATAAAACTGCATGTTATTGTATTGATAGATACTGTAGAAACAATCGGTTCGGTTACATGCCGAACTCACGGCCGACGTTGGAATTTTGTTGCATTCGCGCCGTAAACGTGAACAGAGAACAGCCCCACTAATCTGCCTAACCCTGCAGCTTTCCTACGGCCCTTGCGCCGGCCATGATCCACACAGGTGTGCCTGGACGCATTACAGGAATATCGCAAATGCTCCAGCACCAAACTCAAGACTGGACTGCCCGGCCTGGTCTCGCGTCACCCTTAGCGCGGGACGATCGCCGCTAGTCGTTGGACGACATCTCCCTGGAAGGCTGGGAGTTTGCCACTCGGCCTCGTCCGCCTCACATCCTGGGGCACGCGACCCTCGTCTCCCGGGTGTTGTAGGAGCTGCACCCGGGGCACTTGTGCCCCAGCACGTGGAACCGCACGCTCGAGGTCGCGCTGCAGTCGTTGCATAGGATCCATACCTGCAGTTCATTTGTTGTTCAGCTTCAGCCATCGGCACCCGGACAGGTTCAGGCTCGTCAAACAACCGTGCATGTTCTGAGAGCGGTCAGTTTGTTACCATCTTCTTCTGGTAGATGTCAGGCATTGGCGTCGCTGCAACCTCCTCATCGAGCTTCCGCCACGTGGCGGACATGTCGCAGGCAGACCTCGAGCATACCGGGCACGAGAAGCTGCGAAAGATCAAACAAGGCTGAGATCATCGTGACTAAAAGAGGATGCTATCACTTGTCAGGTCAGGTGACATTGTTTCTGAACTCTGAAGAGAACGGTACACTTACCGATGGTGCGCTCTCATCTCGTTCATGCACTCCAGATGAATTGTGTGCCCACATTGCAGCACACTGATATCCTTTGTGGAGTCGAACAGATACTGTAAAAGCAGGGAGGGAAATCTTTTTCAAGATCAAGAAACAGGAAAGTTCAGTGATGTTCTGTTCAAATGGGGGTCTCTCACCTCGAAGCAGACAGGGCAGTTGTGATGCATTGCTCTGTCGACACAGCGGTGGGAATCCTTCAAGACATTGCTATAGCAGCACCCTGCGAGTCGGATTGGCAACAAGGCGTCAGGAGTGCGAGTGAAATCTTTGTTGCACAACATGTAATGGAATCTTAGCAGAAAGAAGTTCGTACATAAACTTACCACATGTATCACAGTGAAAAAAGTTATCGACACCACCGGTTCTGAATAAAGAAGATGAGGAATCCAAATTTATCATTTTCAACAATTAGCAAAATTTTAGACTTCTGAGCGGTAAGTCTAAGACATAGCTGTCAGCCTGTCAGTATGGTAGTTACCTGCATATGCCACATCCATCACAATGGTATTGGCCCTTTGAGATCTGGAACAGATCAGTATGTTTGTCAGATTAGGAAGCACGGGATATTTATGTAAATGCAGCACCTGACGTATAAAATTTAAATTCTTATTCATCATCTGGGATTTAAGTACGCTTACATCATCGTCGAAGAATTTGCATATTTCACAGAAGTATTTCCCCATGCAGGCCCCACAGTTGGAGCAGTTCTGTTGCACCTGTCGATGAAAATGAGCAGTTTTTCATGCAGTTAGGTGGTGTTTAGatatagggtgtaaagttttTGGGTGTCACATTACATaggagtgttcggatactaataaaaaataaattacagaatccgtcagtaaactgcgagacgaatttattaagcctaagtaatccggcattagcacatgtgttactgtagcactttattgtcaaatcatggcctaattaggcttaaaagattcatctcgtaaagtagtcgcaatctgtgcagtTAGTTATTTTttgtagtctatatttaatactccatgcatgtatccaaacattcgatgtgatagggtgTAAAATTTTAAgggagaactaaacaaggccttagtacaACCAAAGATGAATGCTCATGAGACACTATTGGTTGTAGTACTTTTTGGTAGACAACTTACATCCTGTTCTTTGGAGCAGAGAGAACAGATCACCTGTAGAACAGTTTCAGTAAGTCCACAGTCTTGATTCATATGATTTCAGTGACAAAAGGGAACAGTTACTGAAATCGTTATCTAGAAGAACAGGCATGCCGTGTCCATAGTCACtcagatttaaaaaaaatgaaatgtataatataattacatgaattGAAACGACATATATGCGTTATCAGGAAACAGGATAGGAACGTTTATTGCGGATAGCCGGACGAATTTGAGGAGAACAAGAATCAGGCATTTACACCTTACTCTCCAAAAAAACCAAATACTCCAGTGTTGTTTTGGAGTAACTTTTAACCAATGATCAGAAGTTACAGAACACTAGACCCAAATTGCCACAAAATTCTTCACTGTTTAGAAATGGGACAAGGAAATATTTGGGTGGCCGTTATATTCCTGCTTAATTGAAGACAAACAACAACCAGACATGCGTACCCTACTATCCAGAAAAAGAATAAGGATCGAATATGATTGCTTTAGCCGATCGACGTCAACTTGATCGTATAGATAGCAAACACGGCACTGATCATATCCAGGTCCTCAAGTATGCATCACCCAATCAGCTGCAGAGCAGTTAGACCCTGTTCAATTTGATGATGAAATATGGCTCTGTCGTATGTATCCCTTTCTCGTTTCCCTTTTCTCCAATCTCCCAGGCGCCTGTCCTTCTAGTGCCACTGTGAGTGACTCGGGCTTAAAAATCTTGTGGACCACACAGTGCCCGCCACTTGGTGCAGAGCACAGAGCAGATTGCAGCAGAAGTGGCCAATTTTTATAGTGACAAGTGGAGTGCAGAACGGGGGTATCAACACGAAACGATTCCGAGACCACTATGCTGATATGATCTGAAGAAGCTTAAGGGTGAGAAAAAAAAATCTGGGATGGCCAACAAAAATCTAAGATCCCTAGAGCACTAAGCTAGTAGTATAACCATGTGTCCTTATTCGAAGAAGGAAAAATCTCAGGGAAAAGGTTTCTGGCAGGCGGCAGCTGCTCCATGCTTACAATTCTACGTCtacataaaaaatttaaaaacttgCCCAAAAGTATTTTAGTATAGGGGGGAAAAAAACTTCTGACGCAGTGGAGAAAACCAATAGTCCGAAAGGGCGAGATTGAAACGGAACCGTGGATTTTCAAAAGAGGAAAACCGGGAGCTGTAAGCTGTTGCGCTCAACTACATGGAGAACGGAGAAGTtggcgttcttcttcttcttcttcttttggtcaTTAGAAAAAAGAAGGAAGAACACAAGATAGCAAATGGTAGAAACAAGCACGAGATTGCTTTTTACACAAGACGGTGAGCAGGGAACGCTGACCTTTTTGATTTCGTGGCGGGGGATCTCGTGCCGGTCGCGCGGGTCGTCGACCTCCAGCGAGTTCTGCGGGCACAGAAGAAGCCCAGGGTTTCAGACATTTGTTTATCCAAAAAAGGCAAAGCGGCAGAGGGAAGCGCTGCGGGATGGAGAGCGAGAGGGGAAGAAAGATGAACCGAACAGGAGCCGCACACCTTGGCGTCGTTGTGGCAGTGGCGGCAGGCGAAGACCTGGCCGCAGCAGGGCGCCACGACGCTGCACCCACGGCTGTAATGCGCGCAGCTTTTGTTTGGCAAGGGAGACACGAGGCAGACAGAGACAGAAAGAGAGAATTATGTTAGATGAGGTCATGGGGTTGTTCCTGGATCGATCATCGATGGATGGATTGCTTACCCGTGCTGCACCGCGGCTGAATCCATCTGAACGACGCGCCCGCGCCCCTCCTGGCCGAGGAAGGAGCGAAGCTAAGCGCGGCGGCAGGGCAGGAAAAAGGTAGGGGAGATTGGGAGAACGAAGCTGCCGCTCGTCCGCCCGTGCGAGGGCGACTGCAGATGA
It encodes:
- the LOC136536737 gene encoding E3 ubiquitin-protein ligase RZFP34-like isoform X2 translates to MDSAAVQHGCAHYSRGCSVVAPCCGQVFACRHCHNDAKNSLEVDDPRDRHEIPRHEIKKVQQNCSNCGACMGKYFCEICKFFDDDISKGQYHCDGCGICRTGGVDNFFHCDTCGCCYSNVLKDSHRCVDRAMHHNCPVCFEYLFDSTKDISVLQCGHTIHLECMNEMRAHHRFSCPVCSRSACDMSATWRKLDEEVAATPMPDIYQKKMVWILCNDCSATSSVRFHVLGHKCPGCSSYNTRETRVACPRM
- the LOC136536737 gene encoding E3 ubiquitin-protein ligase RZFP34-like isoform X1 — its product is MDSAAVQHGCAHYSRGCSVVAPCCGQVFACRHCHNDAKNSLEVDDPRDRHEIPRHEIKKVICSLCSKEQDVQQNCSNCGACMGKYFCEICKFFDDDISKGQYHCDGCGICRTGGVDNFFHCDTCGCCYSNVLKDSHRCVDRAMHHNCPVCFEYLFDSTKDISVLQCGHTIHLECMNEMRAHHRFSCPVCSRSACDMSATWRKLDEEVAATPMPDIYQKKMVWILCNDCSATSSVRFHVLGHKCPGCSSYNTRETRVACPRM